In one window of Bemisia tabaci chromosome 6, PGI_BMITA_v3 DNA:
- the LOC109039163 gene encoding protein Red: protein MPEYPNQESAEGGRSVRLTNDDFRKLLMTPRSSAPSSFPTSSVVNQFKEAQAEEPKKFPEDVAQEDDKAERRRKKKSFYAKLKKQEEDKMAELAEKYRDRAKERREGANPDYQAEDPLASASGYRAVAPDLKSGMDAAERRRQMIQESKFLGGDMEHTHLVKGLDYALLQKVRSEIEMKEQEQEQEMEQIISKPRKEKKVEEEEMQFKTRLGRNVYRTIMGTKEIKRNDLFAPQRMAYVIDIQDEIADTDIPMTLIRSKADIPNLEEKPTLTTNDIVINKLAQILSYLRQGPRHSKKSKKKEKSQVEENIYPEVGDYNPSLVKSESSGKRKTSNYFSSTDRENELQQQSLDRQEERKKILRGVAAKEEGGKQSGLLSRLAAEPTGYAECYPGLEEMQDAIDDSDDEVDFTKMDLGNKKGPVGRWDFDTTEEYSNYMNSKEALPKAAFQYGVKMADGRRTRKYNKEKNDRAELDREWNKIQNIIQKHKPDSSSKDSDGPAFKIPRYA from the exons ATGCCGGAGTATCCTAATCAGGAGTCTGCTGAAGGCGGGCGCTCAGTGAGGCTTACCAATGATGATTTTCGGAAGCTTTTGATGACACCTAGGTCATCAGCTCCCTCATCATTCCCAACCTCATCAGTTGTTAACCAGTTTAAGGAGGCTCAGGCTGAAGAGCCCAAAAAGTTTCCAGAAGATGTTGCGCAAGAAGATGATAAAGCTGAAAGacggaggaagaagaaaagtttcTATGCGAAACTCAAGAAGCAAGAGGAGGACAAAATGGCAGAGCTTGCTGAAAAATACCGTGACCGAGCAAAGGAGCGGCGAGAAGGAGCAAACCCTGACTACCAAGCAGAAGATCCGTTGGCCTCCGCAAGTGGATATCGTGCCGTGGCGCCTGATTTGAAATCTGGTATGGATGCAGCTGAAAGAAGACGTCAAATGATTCAAGAGTCTAAATTTTTGGGTGGTGACATGGAGCACACTCACTTGGTCAAAGGGCTTGATTATGCACTTCTTCAGAAAGTCCGAAGtgaaattgaaatgaaagaGCAGGAACAAGAACAAGAGATGGAACAGATAATCAGCAAACCACGGAAAGAGAAAAAGGTAGAGGAAGAggaaatgcaattcaaaacaaGACTTGGAAGGAATGTTTATCGTACAATCATGGGCACCAAGGAAATTAAAAGGAATGATCTATTCGCCCCACAGAGAATGGCCTACGTCATTGACATACAAGATGAAATTGCTGACACAGACATCCCTATGACGTTAATTAGAAGTAAAGCGGATATTCCTAATCTAGAAGAAAAACCAACTCTTACAACCAATGATATCGTCATCAATAAATTAGCGCAAATTCTTTCTTACTTGAGACAAGGACCTCGGCACTCGAAAAAATctaagaagaaggaaaaatctCAG gtTGAAGAGAATATATACCCAGAGGTTGGTGACTACAATCCATCGCTTGTCAAAAGTGAATCATcaggaaagagaaaaacatcTAATTACTTCAGTTCCACTGATCGTGAGAACGAGCTACAACAACAGAGCCTTGATAGACAAGAAGAGCGGAAGAAAATACTGCGAGGTGTTGCAGCAAAAGAAGAGGGTGGAAAACAATCAGGACTTCTCTCTCGTCTTGCTGCAGAGCCAACTGGTTATGCCGAATGCTATCCAG GTTTGGAGGAGATGCAAGACGCTATTGATGACTCAGATGATGAGGTTGACTTCACAAAAATGGATCTTGGTAACAAAAAAGGCCCTGTTGGAAGATGGGACTTTGACACCACTGAAGAGTACAGCAACTATATGAATAGCAAAGAGGCTCTACCGAAGGCTGCATTTCAATATGGTGTCAAAATGGCTGATGGCAGACGCACAAGGAAGTACAATAAAGAGAAGAACGATCGCGCTGAGTTAGACAGAGAATGGAATAAAATTCAGAACATAATTCAGAAGCACAAACCTGACTCTTCCAGCAAAGATTCTGATGGACCTGCATTTAAGATCCCTCGATATGCCTAA
- the LOC109039162 gene encoding DNA mismatch repair protein Mlh1 translates to MDDKIPPTIRALDETVVNRIAAGEVIQRPANALKELLENSLDAKSTNIQITLKAGGLKLLQIQDNGTGIRKEDLSIVCKRFTTSKLSSFEDLNTIATFGFRGEALASISHVAHLTIITKTSLEPCAYKCTYEDGNLIGTPKMIAGNQGTTIIVEDLFYNIATRKKALKNPSEEFAKVADVVSKYAVHNPKVGFCLKKQGESLTDIRTHPNSTHVDNIKAIYGTNVARELLEVDLEDEKMKIKFKGFISNANYATKKPHFLLFINHRLVDSTALRKALENIYSLYLAKNSYPFMYLSLELDPRNVDVNVHPTKHEVFFLHEEVIIEKVKSAIEAKLAGADHSRAFYLKSKFLPSKPTIPSKEENPVKNKDKEAPVAPCKMVRTDPKAQKMDKFLLPSQSSDCDKDSQPKKVIAPAFKKTSSTNAQRREINLTSVLSLRREIEEQCSVTLREIFNQSTYVGCTKPHWLLFQSTTNLFCANIQTIMSEAFYQILLYEFGNFGAIKYSEPMEIKALLLLGLELDEAKKYLEDGPAEEVVQKALAKLKKRALMLDDYFSLEMNEEQNLITIPLLLDDYIPPQEGLPMYLLRLAFEVDWTSEIECFRTFCRVTAEYYGSFKYLTRSSNWQKLVEHTFFPVVKSQFLPPMNFSDNKCLLLIEDIQNLYKVFERC, encoded by the exons ATGGATGATAAAATTCCTCCTACAATACGAGCATTGGATGAAACGGTAGTCAACCGTATTGCTGCTGGAGAAGTAATTCAGCGTCCTGCAAATGCCCTCAAAGAGCTGCTCGAGAACAG tttggatgccaaatcaactaatattcagATAACATTAAAGGCTGGAGGTCTTAAATTATTACAG ATTCAAGATAATGGAACCGGCATTCGCAAGGAAGATCTATCCATCGTATGCAAACGTTTCACGACGAGCAAACTCAGCAGTTTTGAAGATTTAAACACAATTGCAACTTTTGGTTTTCGTGGAGAAGCCCTTGCAAGTATCAGTCATGTAGCGCATCTTACAATCATCACAAAAACATCTTTGGAGCCTTGTGCCTATAA gTGCACGTATGAAGATGGAAATTTAATCGGGACCCCTAAAATGATCGCTGGAAATCAGGGAACGACTATTATAGTTGAAGATTTGTTCTATAATATAGCAACACGGAAAAAAGCATTGAAAAATCCTAGTGAAGAGTTTGCAAAAGTGGCTGATGTT GTAAGTAAATATGCTGTTCACAATCCCAAAGTAggtttttgcttgaaaaaacaaggagaaagCTTGACTGACATTCGAACACATCCAAACTCAACCCATGTTGATAATATCAAAGCAATTTATGGAACCAATGTAGCAAG AGAATTGCTGGAAGTAGACTTggaggatgaaaaaatgaagattaaGTTTAAAGGATTTATTTCAAATGCAAACTACGCAACcaaaaaacctcattttcttttgttcatTAATCACAGATTAGTCGATTCAACAG CCCTACGCAAAGCCTTAGAGAATATCTATAGTTTGTACTTGGCGAAGAATTCCTACCCTTTTATGTACCTGAGCTTGGAACTTGATCCAAGAAATGTTGATGTCAATGTACATCCGACAAAGCATgaagtatttttccttcatgAGGAAGTCATCATCGAAAAAGTGAAATCTGCCATTGAGGCCAAGTTGGCAGGTGCAGACCACTCTCGTGCATTTTACTTAAAG TCAAAATTTTTACCATCGAAGCCAACAATACCGAGTAAAGAAGAAAACCCAGTCAAAAACAAAGATAAAGAAGCCCCAGTAGCACCATGTAAAATGGTTCGTACTGATccaaaagctcaaaaaatggATAAATTTTTACTCCCTTCTCAGTCATCTGATTGTGATAAAGACAGCCAGCCGAAAAAAGTTATAGCTCCAGCATTCAAGAAGACTTCAAGTACCAATGCCCAACG GCGAGAAATCAATCTGACTAGCGTTCTCTCTTTGCGGCGAGAAATTGAAGAACAATGTAGTGTAACCCTCCGAGAAATATTCAATCAATCCACGTATGTTGGCTGCACAAAACCTCATTGGCTTCTTTTTCAAAGCACTACAAATTTATTCTGTGCTAATATCCAGACAATCAT GTCggaggcattttatcaaatcctTTTGTACgagtttggaaattttggagcGATAAAATATTCC GAGCCCATGGAAATAAAAGCACTCCTGCTTTTGGGATTGGAACTTGATGAAGCCAAGAAGTACTTAGAAGATGGGCCTGCTGAAGAAGTTGTGCAAAAAGCACTTGCTAAACTGAAGAAGCGAGCACTTATGTTAGACGACTATTTCTCTCTTGAAATGAATGAGGAGCAGAATCTCATCACTATTCCACTCCTTCTTG ATGATTACATTCCTCCTCAAGAAGGTTTACCCATGTACCTTCTGCGTCTGGCTTTTGAAGTTGATTGGACATCCGAAATCGAgtgtttcaggacattttgtcgtgTCACTGCAGAGTATTATGGCTCCTTCAAG TATTTGACCAGATCTTCAAATTGGCAGAAATTAGTGGAACACACTTTTTTCCCGGTAGTCAAATCTCAGTTCCTACCtccaatgaatttttcagacaacaAATGTTTGCTTCTCATTGAAGATATTCAAAACCTTTACAAAGTTTTTGAGCGTTGTTGA